The following are encoded together in the Daucus carota subsp. sativus chromosome 5, DH1 v3.0, whole genome shotgun sequence genome:
- the LOC135152799 gene encoding uncharacterized protein LOC135152799, giving the protein MFDILRDYRMKLNPQKCVFGVESGKFLGFIVNHRGIEANPAKIKALIEMRSPRNVKEVQCLTGRIPALNRFISKSSDKCREFFAAIKKGQKFEWTTECEAAFLKLKEQLGSPPLLAKPTKGEALILYLGVSEFSISAVLIKEEEQTQQPVYYVSKRLLDAETRYSNMEKLAYALILVSRKLRPYFQAHKIEVRTSFPLRQVLHRPEASGRIMKWAVELGQFDIEYKPRTSIKGQALADFILEFSPTFEVEGMECVPEPQSPIAIPENCSPWWNLYVDGAVNGNGVGAGIVLVSPEGHKLQNSIHFDFKATNNDAEYEALIAGLKLALEMRVENMNVYSDSMLVVWHIRGGFQARGPRTDLYMRYAQELIGKFREIKLEQIPRSENADADALAKLGSQKDAHMLGVIPLEIQYQPSIPKIEVLDVEVDESNLWTTPIQEYIANGTLPQTKTRPKN; this is encoded by the coding sequence atgttcgacatactaagggattacaggatgaagttgaatccccaaaagtgcgtattcggggttgaatctGGCAAGTtcctgggcttcattgtcaatcacaggggaatcgaagctaaccctgcaaagatcaaggccttaattgaaatgaggtcacctaggaatgtaaaagaggtgcaatgccttacaggccgaattcccgccctaaaccggttcatcTCGAAGTCCTCAGATAAATGTAGAGAATtctttgcagccataaaaaaggggcaaaaatttgaatggacgacagaatgcgaggctgccttcctgaagctgaaggagcaacttggaagcccgccacTGTTGGCAAAACCAACGAAGGGTGAAGCTTtaatcctttacctaggggtttctgagttctcaattagcgctgtcctgatcaaggaggaagagcaaacCCAGCAGCCGGTGTATTATGTGAGCAAAAGgttacttgatgctgaaacccgttactcaaacatggagaagttgGCCTATGCACTAATTTTGGTTTCCCGTAAACTAAGGCCCTACTtccaggctcacaagattgaagtgcgaacatccttccctctcagacaagTTTTACACAGGCCGGAAGCCTCTGGCAGAATTATGAAATGGGCGGTTGAGCTAGGCCAATTCGATATAGAGTACAAGCCAAGGACCTCCATTAAGGGGCAAGCACTAGCCGACTTCATCCTAGAGTTTTCACCCACTTTCGAAGTTGAAGGGATGGAATGTGTACCAGAACCTCAGTCTCCAATAGCCATacccgagaattgttccccttggtggaacttgtacgtcgatggggctgtcaATGGAAATGGGGTCGGGGCTGGCATCGTGctagtcagtccggaaggccataagctgcaaaacTCCATTCACTTCGACTTTAAAGCCACCAACAatgacgcggagtatgaagccctaatagcggGGCTGAAGCTAGCCTTGGAGATGAGAGtagaaaatatgaatgtttacagtgattctatgttggtagtctggcacatccgaggaggattccaagctaggggtccccgtaCTGATCTCTACATGCGATATGCCCAGGAACTGattgggaaattcagggaaatcaagctagagcaaataccaagatCTGAAAATGCAGATGCAGACGCCCTGGCCAAGTTAGGCTCTCAGAAGGATGCACACATGCttggggtgatccccctcgaaatccagtatcagcctagcatccccaagATTGAAGTCCTGGATGTTGAGGTCGATGAGTCTAACCtttggacaaccccaatccaggaatacatagccaacggaaccctgccgCAGACAAAGACGAGGCCAAAAAATTAA